A genomic region of Streptomyces sp. R33 contains the following coding sequences:
- a CDS encoding glycosyl hydrolase family 18 protein, whose product MHFRKPLIAAAATAALAAGALAGFAGLGTAQAAGAATAAGAGGNVKIAYYDQWSVYGNAFYPKHLDTRGIAGKLDVINYSFGNIHPTNLTCFEANKAAGDDNNPNAGDGAGDSYADYQKSFGAADSVSGVADKWDQPIVGVFNQFKQLKAKYPNLKINISIGGWTYSKYFSDAAKTDASRKKLVSSCIDQYIKGNLPVEGGYGGPGTAAGIFDGIDIDWEYPGSSGGHLGNHYAPEDKQNFTLLLKEFREQLDAYGAANGGKKYLLTAALPAGQDKIKYIETDKIGSYLDYANVMTYDMHGAWDGDGPTYHQSPLDNSAADPTDPIAPGAQKYGIKNAIDSWIDGNAAYGIAGGFPAGKLTLGYEFYYRGWKGVPAGTAGGLAQSATGPSAARPTSQQAGIANYKELGGIVDNPATTFWDDQAKASYFYKDGEFFTGLNQRSVQARVDYGKQRGLAGAMMYSLLGLDDKTTLLNQISDALGGTTQPPTTPPTTPPTTPPTTPPTTPPTTPPTSGCPAPAYVAGTVYTGGNEVSHKGHKWKAQWWTQNEEPGTTGEWGVWKDLGAC is encoded by the coding sequence ATGCACTTCCGTAAACCCCTCATCGCGGCCGCCGCCACGGCCGCGCTGGCCGCCGGAGCGCTGGCCGGCTTCGCGGGGCTCGGCACCGCACAGGCCGCCGGCGCCGCCACCGCCGCGGGCGCAGGCGGCAACGTCAAGATCGCGTACTACGACCAGTGGAGCGTGTACGGGAACGCCTTCTACCCCAAGCACCTCGACACCCGCGGCATAGCGGGCAAGCTGGACGTCATCAACTACTCGTTCGGCAACATCCACCCCACGAACCTCACCTGTTTCGAGGCGAACAAGGCGGCGGGCGACGACAACAACCCCAACGCCGGTGACGGCGCGGGCGACTCGTACGCCGACTACCAGAAGTCCTTCGGCGCGGCGGACAGCGTCAGCGGCGTCGCCGACAAGTGGGACCAGCCGATCGTCGGCGTCTTCAACCAGTTCAAGCAGCTCAAGGCCAAGTACCCGAACCTGAAGATCAACATTTCGATCGGCGGCTGGACGTACTCGAAGTACTTCAGCGACGCGGCCAAGACCGACGCCTCCCGCAAGAAGCTGGTCTCCTCCTGCATCGACCAGTACATCAAGGGCAACCTGCCGGTCGAGGGCGGCTACGGCGGCCCGGGCACCGCGGCCGGCATCTTCGACGGCATCGACATCGACTGGGAGTACCCCGGCTCCTCCGGCGGGCACCTGGGCAACCACTACGCCCCCGAGGACAAGCAGAACTTCACGCTCCTGCTCAAGGAGTTCCGCGAGCAGCTCGACGCGTACGGCGCGGCCAACGGCGGCAAGAAGTACCTGCTGACCGCGGCGCTCCCGGCCGGCCAGGACAAGATCAAGTACATCGAGACGGACAAGATCGGTTCGTACCTCGACTACGCGAACGTCATGACGTACGACATGCACGGCGCCTGGGACGGCGACGGGCCCACGTACCACCAGTCCCCGCTGGACAACTCGGCGGCCGATCCGACCGACCCGATCGCGCCGGGCGCCCAGAAGTACGGCATCAAGAACGCCATCGACTCCTGGATCGACGGCAACGCGGCGTACGGCATCGCGGGCGGCTTCCCGGCGGGCAAGCTGACGCTGGGCTACGAGTTCTACTACCGCGGCTGGAAGGGCGTCCCCGCCGGGACCGCGGGCGGCCTCGCCCAGAGCGCGACCGGCCCCTCCGCGGCCCGGCCCACCAGCCAGCAGGCCGGCATCGCCAACTACAAGGAGCTCGGCGGGATCGTCGACAACCCGGCGACCACCTTCTGGGACGACCAGGCGAAGGCCTCGTACTTCTACAAGGACGGCGAGTTCTTCACCGGCCTGAACCAGCGGTCCGTCCAGGCCCGCGTCGACTACGGCAAGCAGCGCGGCCTGGCCGGCGCGATGATGTACTCCCTGCTCGGCCTGGACGACAAGACCACGCTGCTCAACCAGATCTCGGACGCCCTCGGCGGCACCACGCAGCCTCCGACGACTCCGCCCACCACGCCCCCGACCACCCCGCCGACGACTCCTCCGACGACTCCGCCGACCACGCCGCCCACCTCGGGCTGCCCGGCGCCGGCGTACGTCGCGGGGACCGTCTACACCGGCGGCAACGAGGTCTCGCACAAGGGCCACAAGTGGAAGGCCCAGTGGTGGACGCAGAACGAGGAGCCCGGCACCACCGGTGAATGGGGTGTCTGGAAGGACCTCGGCGCCTGCTGA
- a CDS encoding bifunctional diguanylate cyclase/phosphodiesterase, protein MSGTSEGTGSAADSIRSAITERHQAVPAVPTSTPRTGSELRDYRAAFNAAHLAMAVVDRSGYVVAANAALAGLLGTEPHALVEQCAADLVDLGAEARTWQAYQEVLRGRQARLRCTRRLKHPDGHSLWTEVTLGPVPGTRDVLLSVADISDRRDLQARLRHLQMHDPVTRLPNRALFFERLSAALEASSYEQGGTGRIGLCYLDLDGFKAVNDTLGHRVGDRLLTAVAARLTQCADQSGYGRTGGHLVARLGGDEFALLVEDSTGTEQLADLARSVLAAVQEPFDLAGQRLSVSASIGVVERATDGTSATGLMQAADTTLYWAKADGKARWTLFDPERNAHRMTRQALSSTLRPAVERGEFALEYQPLVDLESGAVRGVEALVRWNHPQFGTLTPNRFIGIAEEDGSIVQLGRWVLRTACRQARRWQIEQPSDCPVFVSVNVAVRQVWDSDLVGDVAEILAETGLAPQLLQLELTESAVMGSAGRPLQALQALSDMGVRIAIDDFGTGYSNLAYLSRLPVSVLKLDGSFVRGFRYEEGTHPNPADETIVEALVQLAHRLGLTVTAECVETAGQAARLRRVGCDTGQGWLYSRAVAPELIAEMIGTRPGA, encoded by the coding sequence GTGAGCGGAACCTCAGAGGGAACCGGTTCGGCGGCCGACAGCATCCGATCGGCCATTACGGAGCGTCACCAAGCAGTGCCGGCCGTGCCGACGTCGACGCCCCGTACCGGGTCCGAACTGCGCGATTACCGGGCCGCCTTCAACGCGGCCCACCTGGCGATGGCCGTCGTCGACCGCTCCGGCTACGTCGTCGCCGCCAACGCGGCGCTGGCCGGGCTGCTGGGCACCGAGCCGCACGCGCTCGTCGAGCAGTGCGCGGCCGACCTGGTCGACCTGGGTGCCGAGGCCCGCACCTGGCAGGCCTACCAGGAGGTGCTCCGCGGCCGCCAGGCCAGACTGCGCTGTACCCGCCGGCTCAAACACCCGGACGGGCACTCGCTGTGGACCGAGGTCACCCTCGGGCCCGTGCCCGGGACCCGGGACGTGCTGCTGTCCGTCGCCGACATCAGCGACCGCCGCGACCTCCAGGCCCGGCTGCGGCACCTCCAGATGCACGACCCGGTGACCCGGCTGCCCAACCGGGCGCTGTTCTTCGAGCGGCTCTCCGCCGCCCTGGAGGCCTCCTCGTACGAGCAGGGCGGCACCGGGCGGATCGGCCTGTGCTACCTCGACCTCGACGGGTTCAAGGCCGTCAACGACACCCTGGGCCACCGCGTCGGCGACCGGCTGCTGACCGCCGTCGCGGCCCGGCTGACCCAGTGCGCCGACCAGTCCGGGTACGGGCGCACGGGCGGGCACCTCGTGGCCCGGCTCGGCGGCGACGAGTTCGCCCTGCTGGTCGAGGACTCCACCGGCACCGAGCAGCTCGCCGACCTGGCGCGTAGCGTACTGGCCGCCGTACAGGAGCCGTTCGACCTGGCCGGGCAGCGGCTGTCGGTCTCGGCGTCGATCGGCGTGGTGGAGCGGGCCACGGACGGGACCTCGGCGACCGGGCTGATGCAGGCCGCGGACACGACCCTGTACTGGGCGAAGGCGGACGGCAAGGCCCGCTGGACGCTGTTCGACCCGGAGCGCAACGCGCACCGCATGACCCGCCAGGCGCTCAGCTCGACGCTGCGGCCGGCCGTGGAGCGGGGCGAGTTCGCGCTCGAGTACCAGCCGCTCGTGGACCTGGAGAGCGGTGCGGTGCGCGGGGTGGAGGCGCTGGTCCGCTGGAACCACCCGCAGTTCGGCACGCTGACGCCGAATCGGTTCATCGGAATTGCGGAAGAGGACGGCTCCATCGTCCAGTTGGGGCGGTGGGTGCTGCGGACCGCCTGCCGGCAGGCCCGGCGCTGGCAGATCGAGCAGCCGAGCGACTGCCCGGTCTTCGTCTCCGTCAACGTGGCGGTCCGGCAGGTGTGGGACTCGGACCTGGTCGGCGACGTGGCGGAGATCCTGGCCGAGACCGGGCTGGCCCCGCAGCTGCTCCAGCTGGAGCTGACCGAGTCGGCGGTGATGGGCTCCGCGGGACGGCCGCTGCAGGCCCTCCAGGCGCTGAGCGACATGGGGGTGCGCATCGCCATCGACGACTTCGGCACGGGGTACTCGAACCTGGCGTACCTGAGCCGGCTCCCGGTTTCCGTGCTGAAGCTGGACGGCTCCTTCGTGCGGGGCTTCCGCTACGAGGAGGGCACGCACCCGAACCCGGCCGACGAGACCATCGTCGAGGCCCTGGTGCAGCTCGCGCACCGGCTCGGCCTGACGGTGACGGCCGAGTGCGTGGAGACGGCCGGCCAGGCGGCCCGGCTGCGCCGCGTCGGCTGCGACACGGGCCAGGGCTGGCTGTACTCGCGGGCGGTGGCCCCGGAGCTGATCGCCGAGATGATCGGCACCCGCCCCGGAGCCTGA